A segment of the Longimicrobiales bacterium genome:
TGGCTGCGGCGTACGCGGCGGGCAGCCAGAAGTAAAGCGGCACCACGGCCGCCTTCAGTGCGAACACCACGAGCAGCAGCAGGGCCGCGGACCGCACCAGTGCCGCTTCTGAAGCGCCCAGCAGCGCTACCTTCTGCGCCATATCCGCCATGTTCAGTGTTCCGGTGACGCCGTAGAGCGTGCCCACGGCGATGAGGAACAGCGAGGAACCGGCCAGGTTGAGCACGACGTAGTGCACACCGGCGCGCAGACGCGGCCCGGTGGATCCATGCACGAGCAGTGCGTACGACGCGATGAGCAGGATCTCGAAAAACACGAACAGGTTGAACAGGTCACCCGTGAGGAATGCGCCGTTCAGGCCGACCAGCTGCAGCTGGAAGATCGGATGGTAGAGCGGCCCCTCGCGATCCTGACCCTGCACCGCGTGCAGGAGGCTGAACAGTGCGATCGCTGCCGTCAGCACGACCATCAGCGCGCTCAGACGGTCGAGCACGAGCACGATCCCGAACGGCGCCGGCCAGTCACCCAGCCGGTACGCGACTACAGCACCGCCGTGTGACGCGATCAGCAGCACGATGGCCGTCGCGAGTGTCAGCAGCACGCTCGCCATGCCGAGCGCGCGCTGCAGCGCCAGACCGCGGCTCCCGGTCAGGATGAGCAGAATGCCCGCCAGGAACGGGATGAGCACCGGAACGATCACCAGGTGCCCGCTCACAATCTCTCCTCGCCGTCCACGTGGTCGGTCTGCGCGCGGATACCCGAGGCGAGGGCAAGGCCGACGATGAACGCGGCCATGCCGAACCCGATGACGATGGCCGTCAGGACCAGTGCCTGCGGGAGCGGATCGACATAGGACGCGACGCCCTCCTTTATGATCGGCGGTGCTCCAGGTCCGACGCGGCCCATGGCAACCAGGAACAGGTTCACCGCGTAGCCCAGCAGCATGATGCCGAGGATCACCGGGTAGGTGCGCGCGCGCAGCATGAGATACACGCCGGCCGCGACGAGGACGCCGATCGCGAGCGCGATCAGGGCTGCCATGGCGTCACCTCCTCCCGGAACGCTTCGTCACCGGCGCTCTGAGCGAGCGGCGTACCGAGGCGCGACAGCATCAGCATGACCGCGCCGACTACCGTCAGGAACACGCCGACGTCAAAGAGCATGGCCGTAGCCAGCTCGATCTCCCCGATCAGGGGAATGTGCACGTACGTGAACGTCGCGGACAGGAACGGATACCCGAACGCGAGCGCACCCATACCCGTCGTGAACGCGATCAGCAGACCGATCGCGATGAGCGGCTGGTAGCCGACGCGCACCCGCGCCTCCGTCCATTCCGTGCCGCTCGCCACGTAATGGAGCACGAGCGCGACCGCGGCCATGAGGCCGGCAATGAACCCGCCGCCCGGCAGGTTATGTCCCCGCATGAGCAGAAAGATGGAGAACAGCAGCGCGAACGGCAGCAGTGCGCGCGTGATCATGGCCAGGAAGACCGGCACGCGGTCGCGGGCAGCGCGACCGGGGGTGCGCGCGCCGGCGAGGTCCAGCCCGCTGAAGAGCATGGCGATGCCGAGCGCCGCGATTCCGAGTACGGCGATCTCGCCCATCGTGTCGAACCCCCGGAAGTCCACCAGGATGACATTCACGATGTTCGTACCGCCGCCCGCGGGCTTGCTCTGCTCGACGAAGTACCGGCTGATGCTGTCGGGCGGGCGCGTGAGTACCGCCCACGCGAGGGCTGCCACGCCGCCACCGGCGGCAATTCCGATGAGTGCGTCGCGGATGCGGCGCGCGGGGTGCGACTCCAGCGGCGTACGGCGCGGCAGATAGTCGAGCGCCAGCAGAACGAGCAGGATCGTGACGACCTCGACGAGCAGCTGCGTCAATGCCAGGTCGGGTGCCGACAGGTGCACGAACGCCAGGGCCACCAGCAGACCCACTACGCTGATCATGATCAACGCGACCAGCCGCTGCCGGTGCAGCACTGCCGTCGCGGCCGCGGCCGTGATGAGGATCAGTGTCCCGGCGACGGTGATCGCATCGGGCGCTGCAGCCGCAACGGAGCCGGCGCCGAATGAATGGTCCAGGAGCGGCAACATACCCGCCGCGAGTGCAGTCGCAACCAGCAGCATCACGTAACGCTGAAGCGACCCGTTCTCCAGCAGACGGGTGAATGCGGCCGCACCGTCGGTCAGACCGGTCACGACCGACTCGTAGACGGCCGCCATGGACCACGCCGGCAGCACGCGGTCACTGAACGCATAGAGCCAGCGCCGCTTCAGGAACAGCACGATGCCGCCGCCCATGGCGACAGCGCTCATCGCCAATGGCAGGTTCAGCCCGTGCCACACCTCCAGCTTGTAGTACGGGAGCTCACCACCGAGCGCGCTCGACGCCGCTATCCGCAGCGATGGCCCGATGAACGTGCCCGGCGCCACTCCGACCGCCACACACAGCAGCACGAGTGCCTCCACCGGGATGCGCATGAATCGCGGCGGCTCGTGCGGACTCTGCGGCATGCCCGTGGCGTCACCGCGGAAGAAGATACGGATGAAGCGCAGCGAGTATGCGACACTGAAGATGCTCGCGAGCACCGCGAGCACGGGCTCGACCGGACGCAGTCCCCGCAGCTCCGTCACTGTCAGCGATTCCGCGAAGAACATCTCCTTGCTCAGAAACCCGTTCAGCAGCGGCACACCCGCCATGGCCGCGGCGGCGACGATCGCCAGCGCTGCGGTGTACGGCATGTGCCGCCACAGCCCGTTCAGGATGCGCATGTCCCGCGTGCCGGTCTCGTGATCGATGATTCCGGCCGCCATGAACAGTGATGCCTTGAACGTCGCATGGTTCATGATGTGGAACACTGCGGCCACTGCGCCCAGTGGCGAGCTGAACCCGAACAGCAGTGTGATCAGACCGAGGTGGCTCACCGTCGAATACGCCAGCAGACCCTTCAGGTCATGGGAGAACATCGCGCGGTACGCACCCACCAGCAGCGTCGCCATCCCGATGATCGACACGATGTAGAACCACTCCAGGGTGCCCGCCAGCACCGGGTACAGTCGCCCGAGCAGGAACACACCCGCCTTGACCATCGTCGCGGAGTGCAGATACGCACTGACGGGCGTCGGCGCCGCCATGGCGCGCGGCAGCCAGAAATGGAAGGGGAACTGCGCAGATTTCGTGAATGCGCCGAGCAGCACGAGCACGAGCATCGGAACGTACAGCGGATGCTGCTGCACCGTGCCCGCCGCCGCGAGGACATCGGTGAGCTCGAAGCTGCCGGCGATGTGACCGAGCAGCAGCACACCGCCGAGCAGCGCCAGCCCGCCCAGGCCGGTGACCAGCAGCGCCATGCGGGCGCCACTGCGTGCTTCCTCCTCGTGCCGCCAGTATCCGATGAGCAGGAACGAGCTCAGACTCGTCAGCTCCCAGAACACCACCAGCAGCACGAGATTGCCCGCCAGCACCACACCCATCATCGAGCCCATGAAGAACATCAGGCTCGCGAAGAACCGCGGCAGGTCCTCCTCCTCCGACAGGTAGTACCGCGCGTACAGCAGGATCAGCAGCCCGATCCCGAGCACCAGGCACGAGAATACCCACGCATACCCGTCTAGCCGCAGCGTGAGGTCCAGCCCGAGCGATGGCACCCACGTGCGTGACGCCTCCAGAACACCGCCCGCAAACACACGGCGCGACTGCGCAACCACCAGCGCAAGCGAGGCCGCCGTCGGCACCGCCGCCGTCCACGCCAGTCGCGAACGCAGCTCGCCCCGCCTCTGCACGAGCAGCAGCGGCAATACTCCCAGGAACGGCAGCAGTACGATGAACAGCAGCGTCACTCGATATTCCCCGCGCGCGTGTCCGCGCCGTCACCTCGACGACGGCCGCGCAAGGTACGCACGGAGCGCGCCCGACTCAAACCCGGCCTGCGAAACGGCCGGCCCTGGACCGACGCAGGGCCTGCTTCGGGCTGGGGCCTGCCGCCGCCCGTCGTGCGTATCCTGACTGTGGGCTCCTGAAACAAAAAGACTCCCGATGAGTCGGAAGTCGTCGCTGTGTGACCAATGGCAGGGGCAAACGGGCCCGCCCTCCGCGCGGGCTAATCCACGAGGAGCCCTGCGGCGGCCTGCGCGTCGACCGGCATCGAGAACAGGTATCCCTGTGCGTAGCGCGTTCCGAGTCGCCGCAGCTGATCGAGCTGGTCGGTCGTTTCGACGCCCTCCGCAACCGCATCGATGGCCATGCTGCGGCCGAGCGCGATGATGGTCTGCACGATCTCCGTGCTCTCGCTCTCCGTGCCGAGCGTGTGTACGAAGGAACGGTCGATCTTGAGACATGAGATCGGGAACTGGCGCAGCTCGCGAAGCGACGTGTAGCCTGTCCCGAAGTCGTCGATGCAGATCTGGATGCCGCGCAGCCGCAGCTCCTCGAGCAGCCGCGCGGACAGCTGCGGATTCTGCATGACGACGGCCTCCGTGACATCGAGCCGCAGGAACTCGGGCGCGAGACCCGAATCCAGGAGCGCCTCGTCCACGTGGTCGAGCAGGGACGCGTGCACGAACTGTTTCGCGGAGAGGTTCACACTCACGGTAAGGGTCGTCGTGGCCGTCGGCCGCTCGAGCTGCCAGCTGCGCAGCTGGCGGCAGGCTTCGTTCAGGACCCACCAGCCGATTTCGAGGACGAGTCCCGTCTGCTCGGCGAGCGGCATGAACTCGTGGGGCAGCAGGACTCCACGGGTCGGGTGGTTCCAGCGCACGAGCGCCTCGAGATCCTTCACCGTGCCGCGCTCCAGGTCGACGATCGGGTGGTAGAGCACATCGAACTCGCTGCCGGCGGTCGCCGTGCGCAGGTCGTCCTCCAGCTGTCGCTGCGCGAGCGCGCGCTCGTGCATGTCGCTGTCAAAGATGACGTAGTCGTCACGCCCGCTCGCCTTCGCCCGGTACATTGCGGAGTCGGCATCGCGCAGCAGGTCCTCCGCACGCTCGTAGCCGCTCACACTGATCGCGATGCCGATGCTCGCGCTCATCCCGTCCACCGGCACCTCGGGATGGTACGGCAGGGCCAGGCTCTCGCGGATGCGGTCCACGATGAACGTGACGGCCGCAGCGTCCTGCACCATGTCGAGCAGTACGGCAAACTCGTCGCCGCCGATGCGCGCCACGGTGTCGCCCTGCCGCACACACGATTCCAGCCGACGCGCGACCGTAACGAGCAGCTCATCGCCCGCCAGGTGGCCGAGACTGTCGTTGATGTCCTTGAAATTGTCCAGGTCGAGGAACAGGACGGCAAAGCCATAGCCGACGCGGCGCTGCGAGTGGGTCAGCAGACGTTCCAGGCGGTCCATGAACACGACGCGGTTGGGCAGGCCCGTGAGCGCATCGTGCAACGCACTGCGTACCAGCTTGGCCTGCGCCTCCTTGTCCTTCGTCACGTCGCGCAGCGCGCCCGCATAGACCGTGTCGCCTTCCACGATCTGCGAGCCGCAGTCCACCACACACGCCAGCTCGCGCCCGTCAGCGTGACGCAGAGCCAGCTCGACATCGTGTATGGCCTCCTGCTCGCGCAGCTCCAGCAGACAGCGGTCGAACGCATCGGGATCGCACATCAGATCCACCATTCGCATGCGGTACAGCTCGTCGCGACCGCGGCCCGTGAGCGACTCGAACTGCTGATTGACTTCCAGCAACGTGCCGTCACGATCCATCAGAAACAGCGC
Coding sequences within it:
- a CDS encoding Na+/H+ antiporter subunit C, with product MAALIALAIGVLVAAGVYLMLRARTYPVILGIMLLGYAVNLFLVAMGRVGPGAPPIIKEGVASYVDPLPQALVLTAIVIGFGMAAFIVGLALASGIRAQTDHVDGEERL
- a CDS encoding monovalent cation/H+ antiporter subunit A, translating into MTLLFIVLLPFLGVLPLLLVQRRGELRSRLAWTAAVPTAASLALVVAQSRRVFAGGVLEASRTWVPSLGLDLTLRLDGYAWVFSCLVLGIGLLILLYARYYLSEEEDLPRFFASLMFFMGSMMGVVLAGNLVLLVVFWELTSLSSFLLIGYWRHEEEARSGARMALLVTGLGGLALLGGVLLLGHIAGSFELTDVLAAAGTVQQHPLYVPMLVLVLLGAFTKSAQFPFHFWLPRAMAAPTPVSAYLHSATMVKAGVFLLGRLYPVLAGTLEWFYIVSIIGMATLLVGAYRAMFSHDLKGLLAYSTVSHLGLITLLFGFSSPLGAVAAVFHIMNHATFKASLFMAAGIIDHETGTRDMRILNGLWRHMPYTAALAIVAAAAMAGVPLLNGFLSKEMFFAESLTVTELRGLRPVEPVLAVLASIFSVAYSLRFIRIFFRGDATGMPQSPHEPPRFMRIPVEALVLLCVAVGVAPGTFIGPSLRIAASSALGGELPYYKLEVWHGLNLPLAMSAVAMGGGIVLFLKRRWLYAFSDRVLPAWSMAAVYESVVTGLTDGAAAFTRLLENGSLQRYVMLLVATALAAGMLPLLDHSFGAGSVAAAAPDAITVAGTLILITAAAATAVLHRQRLVALIMISVVGLLVALAFVHLSAPDLALTQLLVEVVTILLVLLALDYLPRRTPLESHPARRIRDALIGIAAGGGVAALAWAVLTRPPDSISRYFVEQSKPAGGGTNIVNVILVDFRGFDTMGEIAVLGIAALGIAMLFSGLDLAGARTPGRAARDRVPVFLAMITRALLPFALLFSIFLLMRGHNLPGGGFIAGLMAAVALVLHYVASGTEWTEARVRVGYQPLIAIGLLIAFTTGMGALAFGYPFLSATFTYVHIPLIGEIELATAMLFDVGVFLTVVGAVMLMLSRLGTPLAQSAGDEAFREEVTPWQP
- a CDS encoding EAL domain-containing protein; its protein translation is MQEVQQRTHGRSILTAESARALLLDPGAREIFGRPARLASLALRAPIAMVGVVHAERLVLVGHVGVPAPWSSTRQVPLGATFCRYVADTRAVFAVEDAARHPLGFSVARLDDFERVSYLGAPVVVEGRVVAVLSVCDIVPRRWTQDERTLIKDLATAVQRDLELLGSRFEWRAAAPIAPVGAAPDGMITVDAEWRFAFMNEHAQELLGRVEADLLGRRFWHVYPGLVGTGFHRESLRVTSDRVPIEQEIHCRSIDRWLEVRAYPTADGGAALHLRDVSARRAAQEELRGRESRYRRMFEESHTALFLMDRDGTLLEVNQQFESLTGRGRDELYRMRMVDLMCDPDAFDRCLLELREQEAIHDVELALRHADGRELACVVDCGSQIVEGDTVYAGALRDVTKDKEAQAKLVRSALHDALTGLPNRVVFMDRLERLLTHSQRRVGYGFAVLFLDLDNFKDINDSLGHLAGDELLVTVARRLESCVRQGDTVARIGGDEFAVLLDMVQDAAAVTFIVDRIRESLALPYHPEVPVDGMSASIGIAISVSGYERAEDLLRDADSAMYRAKASGRDDYVIFDSDMHERALAQRQLEDDLRTATAGSEFDVLYHPIVDLERGTVKDLEALVRWNHPTRGVLLPHEFMPLAEQTGLVLEIGWWVLNEACRQLRSWQLERPTATTTLTVSVNLSAKQFVHASLLDHVDEALLDSGLAPEFLRLDVTEAVVMQNPQLSARLLEELRLRGIQICIDDFGTGYTSLRELRQFPISCLKIDRSFVHTLGTESESTEIVQTIIALGRSMAIDAVAEGVETTDQLDQLRRLGTRYAQGYLFSMPVDAQAAAGLLVD